A region from the Rhodamnia argentea isolate NSW1041297 chromosome 7, ASM2092103v1, whole genome shotgun sequence genome encodes:
- the LOC115746866 gene encoding protein LURP-one-related 15-like, giving the protein MMPQPQPATSQPQSVAIVGPQYCVPQVLDLAIVRKVMSLTDGSFVVTDAADNILFKVKGHVFSIHDRRVLVDAAGNPLMTLTEKIMSAHDRWQAFRGDSTDPKDLIFTVKRSAMIQLKTKLHVFLSTNTTNGHVCDFRIEGSWSERSCAIYAGESNSIVAQMHKKHSVQSVLLGKDKFMVTVYPNVDYAFIAAIIVILDGINKDDHGGD; this is encoded by the exons ATGATGCCGCAACCCCAACCGGCGACGTCGCAACCGCAATCGGTGGCGATAGTCGGACCCCAGTACTGTGTTCCGCAGGTCCTGGACCTTGCAATCGTGAGGAAAGTGATGTCCCTTACGGACGGCAGCTTCGTGGTCACCGACGCCGCCGACAACATCCTTTTCAAGGTCAAAGGGCACGTCTTCAGCATCCACGACCGCCGTGTCTTGGTCGACGCTGCCGGGAACCCGCTCATGACTCTGACAGAGAAG ATCATGAGCGCGCACGATAGGTGGCAAGCTTTCCGAGGAGACAGCACCGACCCGAAAGATCTGATCTTTACGGTGAAGCGCTCTGCGATGATCCAGTTGAAGACTAAACTCCATGTGTTTCTGTCCACCAACACCACCAACGGGCACGTCTGCGATTTCCGCATAGAAGGAAGCTGGTCCGAGCGATCCTGCGCCATTTATGCCGGAGAATCCAACAGCATAGTCGCCCAA ATGCACAAGAAGCACAGCGTCCAGAGTGTCTTGCTTGGGAAGGACAAGTTCATGGTGACGGTGTACCCCAATGTCGACTACGCGTTCATCGCCGCAATCATCGTGATTCTAGACGGAATCAACAAGGACGACCACGGCGGCGATTGA
- the LOC115746801 gene encoding protein LURP-one-related 10-like, whose translation MNDQSLMMASETTYAPLVNPVAVVSQRFCTPYVVDLVVARKLVAVAEGGFSVTDVNGNAVFRVKGSSSSIHEHLVLNDAASNAVVSLQQKILTAHRRWQAYRGDSSGSDDLIFTAKKSSILQMHGTEIDVFLAANTKEGTCDFKVKGSWLERSCTIYAGNNTTVIAQMHKDHKAQSVVPGKDTFGITVYPNVDYALIVALVAILEETNEDTFAAKHSFSCIHT comes from the exons atgaacgATCAGTCTCTGATGATGGCATCCGAGACAACCTATGCCCCGTTGGTGAACCCGGTGGCAGTCGTGAGCCAGAGATTTTGTACGCCTTACGTGGTTGATCTCGTCGTTGCGAGGAAactcgtcgccgtcgccgaaggCGGGTTCTCGGTCACGGATGTTAATGGCAACGCCGTGTTCAGAGTCAAGGGTTCCTCCAGTAGCATCCACGAACACCTCGTCTTGAATGACGCCGCAAGCAATGCGGTCGTTTCCCTCCAACAGAAG ATTTTGACTGCTCATAGGAGATGGCAAGCTTACAGAGGCGACAGCTCAGGCTCCGACGACTTGATATTCACGGCCAAGAAGTCGTCGATATTGCAAATGCACGGGACAGAGATAGATGTGTTCCTAGCAGCCAACACCAAAGAAGGAACTTGCGACTTTAAGGTCAAAGGAAGCTGGTTGGAACGGTCGTGCACCATATATGCTGGAAACAACACTACAGTCATTGCTCAA ATGCATAAGGATCACAAGGCGCAAAGCGTTGTGCCCGGAAAGGACACGTTCGGCATAACCGTGTACCCTAACGTAGATTACGCTCTTATCGTTGCTCTTGTGGCGATCCTTGAAGAGACCAACGAAGACACCTTCGCGGCAAAGCACTCCTTTTCTTGTATTCACACTTAG
- the LOC115746857 gene encoding regulatory-associated protein of TOR 1, whose amino-acid sequence MALGDMMASRFSQSSVAVGSNHLDHYVPSSSNEDGDFGTSNLSYLPQNVVLCELRHEAFEACAPCGPSESGLVSKWRPKDRMKTGCVAIVLCLNISVDPPDVIKISPCARMECWIDPFSMQPRKAIESIGEALKKQYERWQPKASYKEKLDPTVDEVKKLCTTCRRCAKSERVLFHYNGHGVPKPTTNGEIWVFNKSYTQYIPLPISELDSWLKTPSIYVFDCSAAGLIVNAFIELNDWGAASSSGSTRDCIILAACEAHETLPQSAEFPADVFTSCLTTPIKMALRWFYHRSLLRESLDYSLIDKIPGRPNDRKTPLGELNWIFTAVTDTIAWNVLPHELFQRLFRQDLLVASLFRNFLLAERIMRSANCSPISHPALPPTHQHHMWDAWDMAAEICLSQLPSLVEDSGAEFQPSPFFTEQLTAFEVWLDHGSENKKPPEQLPIVLQVLLSQSHRFRALVLLGRFLDMGPWAVDLALSVGIFPYVLKLLQTTTPELRQILVFIWTKILALDKSCQVDLVKDRGHTYFIRFLDSMEAYPEQRAMAAFVLAVIVDGHRRGQEACIEAGLVHVCLKHLQGPNPNDTQTDPLFLQWLSLCLGKVWEDFTEAQMAGLVANAPAIFDPLLSEPQPEVRASAVFALGTLLDVGFDSSTDSVIGDEEYDDDEKTRTEISIAKSLLSVVADGSPLVRAEVAVALGRFAFGHNKHLKTIAAAYWKPQSNSLLTSLPSLAQIQGTGSGGTTPNQLGSIVSSQIGPILRVGNDNPSVRDGRVSSSNPLVASGVMHGSPLSDDSSQHSDSAIVNDGVSNGVVDSFTPKPLDNAMYSQCIVAMCTLAKDPSPRIASLGRRVLSVIGIEQVVTKSLKTSGNSVRPGETVAVTPSLAGLARSSSWFDMHATGHLPLTFRTPPVSPPRPSYLAGIRRVYSLEFRPYMMSTPESGLADAVLASGGTPGAPERSVLPQSTIYNWSCGHFSKPILTAADDCEEISARREEREKFALEHIAKCQHSSVCKLNNQIAGWDTRFETGTKAALLQPFSPVVIAADENERIRVWNYDDATLLNGFDNHDFPDKGISKLCLLNELDDSLLLVASCDGNIRIWRDYALKGKQRLVTAFSSIRGHKPGVRSLNAVVDWQQQSGYLYASGEISSIMVWDLDKEQLVNSVVTASEFSVSALSASQVRGDLHAAGFVDGSVRLYDVRAPGMLVTAMRPHTKEVERVVGIGFQPGLDSAKIVSAAQAGEIQFLDVRYPGGPYLTINAHRGCLTALAVHRHAPIIASGSAEQRIKVFSLEGQPLGTIRYYPTFMAQKIGSVSCLTFHPYQVLLAAGAADACVSIYADENSQGR is encoded by the exons ATGGCATTGGGCGATATGATGGCGTCCCGGTTCTCTCAGTCGTCGGTGGCCGTGGGGTCGAATCACTTGGACCACTACGTCCCTTCCTCCAGCAACGAAGATGGCGATTTCGGCACCAGCAACCTTTCCTACTTGCCGCAAAATGTCGTCTTGTGCGAGCTCCGGCATGAGGCGTTCGAGGCCTGCGCCCCCTGCGGCCCCTCGGAGAGCGGCTTAGTCTCGAAATGGCGGCCTAAGGACCGG ATGAAAACGGGATGTGTAGCTATTGTCTTATGTTTAAACATAAGTGTTGATCCACCTGATGTGATTAAGATATCTCCTTGTGCCAGAATGGAATGCTGGATAG ATCCATTTTCCATGCAACCTCGAAAAGCTATTGAATCAATTGGAGAAGCTCTGAAAAAACAGTATGAAAGGTGGCAACCAAAG GCTTCATATAAGGAGAAACTTGATCCCACCGTTGATGAAGTAAAGAAACTCTGTACAACGTGTCGCAGATGTGCCAAGTCCGAGAGAGTATTGTTTCATTACAATGGTCATGGTGTACCAAAACCAACTACGAATGGTGAAATCTGGGTCTTTAACAAG AGTTATACACAGTATATTCCCCTGCCGATCAGTGAACTTGATTCGTGGTTGAAGACACCATCGATATATGTCTTCGATTGCTCTGCTGCTGGTTTGATAGTCAATGCATTTATAGAG CTTAATGACTGGGGTGCTGCTAGCTCCAGTGGATCCACAAGGGATTGCATTATACTGGCGGCCTGTGAAGCGCATGAGACGCTTCCTCAGAGTGCTGAATTTCCTGCTGATGTCTTTACATCTTGCCTCACCACACCCATTAAGATGGCTTTAAGATG GTTCTATCATAGATCACTTCTACGGGAGTCCCTTGATTATTCTCTGATTGATAAAATTCCTGGTCGCCCAAATGATCGCAAGACGCCTCTGGGAGAACTGAATTGGATTTTTACTGCTGTGACCGACACTATTGCTTGGAATGTTCTCCCTCACG AACTGTTTCAAAGATTGTTCAGACAAGACCTTTTGGTAGCCAGTTTGTTCCGAAATTTTTTACTTGCTGAAAGAATTATGCGTTCAGCAAACTGTTCACCAATATCTCACCCAGCATTGCCACCAACGCATCAGCATCATATGTG GGATGCATGGGACATGGCTGCTGAAATCTGCCTATCACAGCTTCCTTCTTTGGTGGAGGATTCCGGTGCAGAATTCCAG CCAAGCCCCTTTTTCACCGAACAGCTAACAGCCTTTGAGGTATGGCTTGATCATGGctccgaaaataaaaaaccacCAGAGCAGTTGCCTATTGTTCTTCAG GTTCTGCTCAGCCAGAGTCATCGATTTCGTGCACTTGTTCTCCTCGGTAGGTTCCTTGACATGGGACCTTGGGCTGTGGATCTG GCCTTGTCAGTTGGAATATTTCCATATGTCCTTAAGCTGTTGCAGACCACAACTCCAGAACTGCGGCAGATTCTTGTATTTATTTGGACAAAAATTCTTGCTCTTGACAAG TCATGTCAGGTGGATTTAGTAAAGGATAGAGGGCACACATACTTCATCAGGTTCCTCGACAGTATGGAAGCGTATCCCGAGCAGCGTGCGATGGCCGCTTTTGTTTTGGCTGTCATTGTGGATGGCCATCGAAGGGGTCAGGAAGCATGTATCGAAGCAGGTCTTGTCCATGTCTGCTTGAAGCACCTACAGGGTCCAAATCCAAACGACACGCAGACTGATCCGTTGTTCCTTCAATGGCTCTCCCTTTGTCTGGGAAAGGTTTGGGAGGATTTTACGGAGGCCCAAATGGCTGGTTTGGTGGCAAATGCCCCTGCTATATTCGATCCTCTATTGTCTGAGCCCCAACCTGAG GTCAGGGCTTCTGCTGTTTTTGCACTGGGTACCTTGCTTGATGTTGGATTTGACTCAAGTACAGATAGTGTTATTGGAGACGAAGagtatgatgatgatgaaaagaCTAGGACTGAGATTAGCATTGCCAAAAGCCTCTTGAGTGTTGTTGCAGATGGCAGCCCACTGGTGAGGGCAGAGGTCGCTGTAG CCCTGGGAAGGTTTGCTTTTGGTCACAACAAGCACCTTAAGACCATTGCTGCTGCCTACTGGAAACCGCAGTCTAATTCTTTGCTGACTTCTTTACCTtcattggcacaaatacaaggCACAGGCAGTGGAGGTACTACCCCAAACCAGCTTGGAAGTATTGTTTCATCTCAAATTGGTCCCATACTTAGAGTTGGCAATGATAATCCATCAGTTCGGGATGGTAGGGTCTCATCTAGCAACCCTCTTGTTGCATCTGGAGTTATGCATGGATCTCCATTATCAGATGATTCATCTCAGCACTCTGATTCTGCAATAGTCAACGATGGTGTGAGCAATGGTGTTGTCGACAGTTTCACGCCAAAACCACTTGATAATGCTATGTATTCCCAGTGCATAGTGGCTATGTGCACTTTGGCAAAGGATCCCTCACCACGGATAGCAAGTCTTGGCAGACGTGTGCTTTCTGTTATCGGTATTGAGCAAGTAGTGACAAAATCCTTAAAAACCTCTGGCAATAGTGTGCGGCCTGGTGAAACTGTAGCAGTAACCCCTAGTCTTGCTGGTCTAGCGCGGTCCTCTTCATGGTTCGATATGCATGCAACAG GTCACTTGCCATTAACATTCAGAACTCCTCCTGTTAGCCCTCCTCGGCCAAGTTATTTAGCTGGAATAAGAAGAGTTTACTCTTTGGAGTTCAGGCCATATATGATGAGCACTCCAGAATCTGGCTTAGCTGATGCTGTTTTAGCTTCTGGAGGAACTCCAGGAGCTCCAGAGCGCAGTGTCCTTCCACAATCGACTATATATAATTGGAGTTGTGGCCACTTCTCCAAGCCAATTCTTACTGCAGCTGATGATTGTGAAGAGATATCAGCTAGAagggaagagagggagaaatTCGCACTTGAGCACATCGCTAAATGCCAACACTCTT CTGTCTGTAAGCTGAATAACCAAATTGCTGGCTGGGATACCAGATTTGAGACAGGGACGAAAGCAGCGTTGTTGCAACCATTTTCTCCGGTTGTGATTGCTGCAGATGAGAATGAACGCATTAG GGTATGGAACTATGATGATGCCACTCTTCTAAATGGCTTTGATAATCACGACTTCCCGGATAAGGGAATATCTAAGCTGTGCCTTCTGAATGAGCTCGATGACAGTTTGCTCCTTGTCGCTTCAT GTGATGGAAATATTCGAATATGGAGAGATTATGCTTTGAAAGGCAAGCAGAGACTTGTGACAGCATTCTCTTCAATTCGAGGACATAAACCAGGCGTTCGGAGTTTGAATGCAGTGGTGGACTGGCAACAACAGTCTGGATATCTG TATGCTTCGGGTGAGATATCCTCCATCATGGTCTGGGATCTCGATAAGGAGCAGCTTGTCAATTCTGTTGTAACTGCTTCAGAGTTTAGCGTCTCTGCACTG TCTGCCTCCCAAGTGCGTGGGGATCTTCATGCTGCAGGATTTGTGGATGGATCAGTCAGACTTTATGACGTACGGGCTCCTGGAAT GCTCGTTACTGCTATGCGACCGCACACTAAGGAAGTAGAAAGggttgttggaattggatttcaACCGGGACTTGACTCAGCGAAG ATTGTCAGTGCCGCACAGGCTGGAGAGATTCAGTTCCTTGATGTCAGATACCCTGGGGGACCCTACCTAACAATAAATGCTCACAGAGGATGCCTTACTGCTTTAGCTGTCCATAGGCATGCTCCAATCATTGCCAGTGGCTCAGCTGAACAGCGCATTAAAGTCTTTAGCCTCGAGGGTCAACCCCTTGGCACTATTCGTTACTACCCCACTTTCATGGCCCAGAAAATCGGTTCAGTTAGCTGCCTGACTTTCCATCCGTACCAAGTGTTACTCGCTGCTGGTGCTGCTGATGCTTGCGTATCAATATATGCCGATGAAAATTCACAAGGAAGATAA